GGTTCAACTTTCGCGGTCGGGGACCGTTGATGACGTCCCTGGTCGGTTTCCAGTCAATTCCGGGCGTGATGATCATCCTGCCGTTGTTCGTGGTGTTCTCCTCGTTCGGCTCGGCTCTCGGCATTCCGATCATCGGGACCCGGCCGGCGCTGATCATCACCTACCTGACATTTGCCATTCCGTTCGCGACCTGGCTGTTGCTGACCAATCTGCGGCAGATTCCGGTGGCGTTCGAGGAGGCGGCGATGATCGACGGGCTGACCCGATTCGGCGCCCTGCGCAAGATCATCTTTCCCCTGATGGTCCCGGGAATGGTGGTGACGCTGATCTTCTCGCTGCTGGTCGGTTGGAACGACGTCCTGTTCGCCACCGTGCTGACCTCCCCGGAGACGCAGACGGTGGCGATCAAGCTGCAGACGTTCGCCGTGACGACGGAGGGCGGTTCGTTGCCGCTCTACGGGCAACTGATGGCGGCGTCGCTGATCTCGGCCGCACCGGTCGTCATCCTCTACATGATCTTCCAGCGGCAACTGGTCGGCGGACTGACCGCCGGCGGCGAGAAGGGCTGAAAACCAATGACTGTCACCGATCCACTCCCCCGGGCGGCCCCGCTCACCCTGCACGACGACCGCCTGTTCCCAGCCGAGTCGCGCACCCGGGACATCGCCCGTGAGCTGTACGAAACCGTGCGGAACCTTCCGATCATCTCCCCGCACGGGCACGTCGATCCGACCATGTTGCTCTCCGACGAGGCGTTCGCCGATCCGACCAGCCTGCTGCTGCAACCGGATCACTACGTGACCCGCATGTTGCACGCCAACGGCACGCCGTTGACCGAACTCGGGGTCGGTGAGGGCCCGCTGCCCGAAGCCAAGGCCCGGAAGGCGTGGCGGACGTTGTGTGCGAACTGGGCGGTCTTCCGGGGCACGCCCGTGCGGTACTGGTTCGACTCCGAACTGGGTGGCATCTTCGGTGTCACCGAGCGACCGAGCGCTGAGAATGCCGATCGGCTCTACGACCAGGTCGCGGAGCGGTTGGCCGAACCGGAGTTCCGGCCGCGGGCGCTGCTCGCCCACTTCCGGATCGACGTGCTGGCGACCACCGACGACCCGTCCGACGACCTGTCGGCCCACCGTGCGCTGGCCGCCGATCCCACGTTCGGTGCCCGGGTCGTCCCGACCTTCCGCCCCGACAGGTACCTGGAGCCGTTCGAGGACGGCTGGAACGCCGCGGTCGATCGACTGGCCGCCGCGGCCGACATGGATGCCGGTGACTACAACGGCTACCTGCGGACCCTGGAGGCCCGGCGGCGGTTCTTCATCGCCAACGGTGCCGTCTCCGCCGATCACAGCCACGACGACGTCATCACCACCGGGTTGGAACCGGAGGAGGCCGCGCGGATCTATCGTGCGGCCCGGGCCGGTGACGTGACGGCGGCCCAGGCCACGGCGTTCCGCCGGCACATGCTGTCCGAGATGGCGCGGATGTCGTGCGACGACGGGCTGGTGATGACCGTGCATCCCGGGGTGCTCCGCAATCACCACCCGGCGACGATGGCCGGCTTCGGTTCCGACACCGGCCACGACATCCCGGTCGCCACCGAGTACACCCGCGCCCTGCAGCCGTTGCTGACCCGGTACGGAACCCACCCCAACCTGCACCTGGTGCTGTTCACGGTGGACGCCGACACGTTCAGCCGGGAGATCGCGCCGCTGGCCGGCTTCTACCCGTCGGTGTACGTCGGGGCGCCGTGGTGGTTCCTGGACAACCCGGCCGAGATCCGCACCTTCCAGCGGTCGGTCTCCGAGATCGCCGGGCTGTCGCGGCTGTCCGGTTTCATCGACGACACCCGGGCGTTCTGCTCCATTCCGGCGCGGCACGACATGTCGCGCCGGCTGGACGCCGGATTCCTGGCCGAGTTGGTGGCCGAGCACCGGCTCGACCTCGACGAGGCGATGGACGGTCTCAGCCGCCTGGTCACCGACCAGCCCAGGGCCGTGTTCAAGCTGTGAGGGCACTTCTGCGGGCCGGCGACGGTCCACCGATCCGCATCGTCCACCTCGGTCTCGGCAACTTCTTCCGGGCCCATCAGGCCTGGTACACCGCTCACGCACCGGATGCGCCGGACTGGGGGATCGCGGCGTTCACCGGTCGGTCGACCGCGCTGGCCGAGGCGCTGGAGGCGCAGGGCGGCCTGTACACGCTCATCACCCGGGGGGGCGACGGGGACCGGGCCGAGATCGTCCCGGCGGTGGCCCGTGCCCATCCCGGGGCGGACACGGCGGCCCTGACCGGCTACCTGTCCGATCCGGCGGTGGCGGTGGTGACGTTGACCGTGACCGAAGCCGGGTACGTCCGGGGCCCGGACGGGCGGCTCGGCATCGACCGGCCGGAGGTGCAGGCCGACCTCGCCGCGCTGACCACGGCCGGCGGACCGCTGCAGACCATGCCGGGCCGGCTGGTGGCCGGGCTGCGCGCACGGCGGGCGGCCGGCGCCGGGTCCCTGGCCGTCGTCTCGTGCGACAACCTGCCCGACAACGGCCGGGTCACGGCGGCCGTCGTCGGTGAGCTGGCCGACCGGGTGGACCCGGCCCTGGCCCGGTGGATCGACGACCACGTGAGCTTCGTGACGACCATGGTCGACCGGATCACCCCGGCCACCACCGACGCCGATCGGGCGGCGGCCGCCGCCCTCACCGGATCGGACGATGCCGCACCGGTGGTCACCGAGCCGTTCAGCGAATGGGTGCTGTCCGGCGACTTCCCGGCCGGCCGGCCGGCCTGGGACGCCGCCGGCGCCCGCTTCGTCGACGACATCCGGCCGTTCGAACAGCGGAAACTGTGGATGCTCAACGGCGCTCACAGTCTGCTGGCCTACGCCGGCAGCGCCCGCGGGCACGACACCATCGCCGAGGCGATGGCCGACCCGGTGTGCCGGGGCTGGGTCGACGAGTGGTGGGCCCAGGCGCTGCCTCACCTGACCCTGCCCGCCGCGGAGAACCAGGAGTACCGCGACGCCCTGGTGGCTCGGTTCACCAACCCGGGGATCCGGCACCGGCTGGCCCAGATCGCCGCCGACGGATCGCAGAAGATCGGCGTCCGCATCCTGCCCGTGCTGCGCCGGGAACGCGCGGCCGGACGGATGCCGACCGGTGCGATCCGGGTCGTCTCGGCCTGGATCAATCACCTGCGCGGGGCCGGGGCGCCGGTGAAGGACGCCACCGCGGGCCTGGCGGATCTGGCCGCCGGGGAATTGGATGCAGCCGTCGTCGCCGTGCTCGGATCGCTCGACCCCGCCCTGACGCGCGACCGCGACCTGGTCGACGCCGTCACCGCCGGTTGCCGGGAACTGGTCGGCCCGACGGGAATCACCTCACAACGGACCAACGCAAGGGAGCGCAAGTAATGACGTGGACCCTCTCGGGATTCGCCGACGAGATCGACCCGGATCTGGAAACCCAGTGCCGGCTGCTGGATCAGCTCGGCATCGGCCACATCGAGTTGCGCTCGGCCTGGAACGTCAACGTTCTCGATCTCACCGACGAGCAACTCGACGAGGTCGAGAAGGTGCTGGCCGCGCACTCGATCGCGGTCTCCTCGATCGGCTCGCCGATCGGGAAGGTCAACATCGAGGACGATTTCGACGAACACCTGGTCCGTCTCGACCGGGCCCTGGCTGTCGCGGCCCGGCTGCGGGCGCCGTACATCCGGATCTTCTCGTTCTTCCTGCGTCCCGACCAGCCCCCCGCTGATCACCGGGACGAGGTGATCCGCCGGATGCGGGCGATGGCCGAGCGGGCGGAGGGAACCGGTGTCGTCCTCCTGCACGAGAACGAGAAGGAGATCTTCGGGGACGTCCCCGAGCGGGTGCTGGACATCGTCGAATCGGTCGACCGACCCACCCTGAAGTTGGCCTGGGACGCGGCCAACTACGTGCAGTGCGGGGTTCGGCCGTTCACCCAGGCCTACGACCGGCTCCGTCCGCACACGGTCTACATCCAGGTCAAGGACGCGGTGCTGGCGACCGGCGAGGTGGTGGCTGCGGGCGAGGGTGACGGTCAGGTCCGCGAGACGATCAGCGCCCTCCGGGCCGACGGCTACGACGGGTTCTTCTCCATGGAGCCCCACCTGGCGGCGGTGAATCCGCTCGGTGGCTTCTCCGGCGCGGCCGAGTTCACCCGGGCCACCAACGCATTCACCGCCCTGCTGGACAACGAAGGGATCACCTACGCATGAGCAAGATCAGATTCGCCGTGATCGGTGCCGGCGTCATCGGCGAGGTG
This window of the Nakamurella panacisegetis genome carries:
- the uxaC gene encoding glucuronate isomerase, whose translation is MTVTDPLPRAAPLTLHDDRLFPAESRTRDIARELYETVRNLPIISPHGHVDPTMLLSDEAFADPTSLLLQPDHYVTRMLHANGTPLTELGVGEGPLPEAKARKAWRTLCANWAVFRGTPVRYWFDSELGGIFGVTERPSAENADRLYDQVAERLAEPEFRPRALLAHFRIDVLATTDDPSDDLSAHRALAADPTFGARVVPTFRPDRYLEPFEDGWNAAVDRLAAAADMDAGDYNGYLRTLEARRRFFIANGAVSADHSHDDVITTGLEPEEAARIYRAARAGDVTAAQATAFRRHMLSEMARMSCDDGLVMTVHPGVLRNHHPATMAGFGSDTGHDIPVATEYTRALQPLLTRYGTHPNLHLVLFTVDADTFSREIAPLAGFYPSVYVGAPWWFLDNPAEIRTFQRSVSEIAGLSRLSGFIDDTRAFCSIPARHDMSRRLDAGFLAELVAEHRLDLDEAMDGLSRLVTDQPRAVFKL
- a CDS encoding mannitol dehydrogenase family protein: MRALLRAGDGPPIRIVHLGLGNFFRAHQAWYTAHAPDAPDWGIAAFTGRSTALAEALEAQGGLYTLITRGGDGDRAEIVPAVARAHPGADTAALTGYLSDPAVAVVTLTVTEAGYVRGPDGRLGIDRPEVQADLAALTTAGGPLQTMPGRLVAGLRARRAAGAGSLAVVSCDNLPDNGRVTAAVVGELADRVDPALARWIDDHVSFVTTMVDRITPATTDADRAAAAALTGSDDAAPVVTEPFSEWVLSGDFPAGRPAWDAAGARFVDDIRPFEQRKLWMLNGAHSLLAYAGSARGHDTIAEAMADPVCRGWVDEWWAQALPHLTLPAAENQEYRDALVARFTNPGIRHRLAQIAADGSQKIGVRILPVLRRERAAGRMPTGAIRVVSAWINHLRGAGAPVKDATAGLADLAAGELDAAVVAVLGSLDPALTRDRDLVDAVTAGCRELVGPTGITSQRTNARERK
- a CDS encoding sugar phosphate isomerase/epimerase family protein, which encodes MTWTLSGFADEIDPDLETQCRLLDQLGIGHIELRSAWNVNVLDLTDEQLDEVEKVLAAHSIAVSSIGSPIGKVNIEDDFDEHLVRLDRALAVAARLRAPYIRIFSFFLRPDQPPADHRDEVIRRMRAMAERAEGTGVVLLHENEKEIFGDVPERVLDIVESVDRPTLKLAWDAANYVQCGVRPFTQAYDRLRPHTVYIQVKDAVLATGEVVAAGEGDGQVRETISALRADGYDGFFSMEPHLAAVNPLGGFSGAAEFTRATNAFTALLDNEGITYA
- a CDS encoding carbohydrate ABC transporter permease, giving the protein MTAIQTRTGARVRARNPQRLLPRWLSIVIVALLMCMLLPIVYMVIISISPDFESSSGEFWPSQFVFSNYVSVFSTVDLAQGLINSLVASLSAAVIATFFGLGAAYCLARFNFRGRGPLMTSLVGFQSIPGVMIILPLFVVFSSFGSALGIPIIGTRPALIITYLTFAIPFATWLLLTNLRQIPVAFEEAAMIDGLTRFGALRKIIFPLMVPGMVVTLIFSLLVGWNDVLFATVLTSPETQTVAIKLQTFAVTTEGGSLPLYGQLMAASLISAAPVVILYMIFQRQLVGGLTAGGEKG